One Desulfobulbus propionicus DSM 2032 DNA segment encodes these proteins:
- a CDS encoding chemotaxis protein CheX: protein MELEKYLIDATLEVFASMIFIDIEPEASTDAPVSVLDPNLSSLIGLAGDLKGILAIHCPEHVALGITTSMLGMEVTELGEDVKDAIGEIANMVAGGLKVALAANDRKIELAIPTTVIGKSIRTTGLTGATRIMIPFSSPIGRFGVELRFVLA from the coding sequence TTGGAGCTAGAGAAATACCTCATCGATGCGACACTGGAGGTCTTTGCCTCCATGATTTTCATTGATATCGAACCGGAAGCGTCAACGGACGCGCCGGTTTCGGTTCTTGACCCCAATCTGTCCAGTCTGATCGGCCTGGCCGGCGACCTGAAGGGGATTCTTGCCATTCATTGTCCAGAGCACGTGGCGTTGGGCATCACCACCTCCATGCTTGGCATGGAGGTGACCGAACTGGGCGAGGATGTGAAAGACGCCATCGGCGAGATCGCCAACATGGTTGCCGGTGGACTGAAGGTGGCTCTGGCGGCCAACGACAGAAAAATCGAATTGGCCATCCCCACCACGGTTATCGGGAAATCGATTCGAACCACCGGTCTCACCGGCGCAACCAGGATAATGATTCCTTTCTCCAGCCCAATCGGTCGGTTTGGTGTTGAACTTCGATTTGTCCTGGCCTGA
- a CDS encoding chemotaxis protein CheX, protein MNSFTEINDKIIESTIEIFTGMVMMEIAVAGEPLEKLGQLKKSITGMVGLAGTHKGVLAVHFPQQVALDVTSSFLGMEVSEINEDVQDAIGEIANMLGGNLKTILSDRGKDIQLSLPSTISGDEYAFTSQAEVDQVILPFQAPSGAFYVEVELER, encoded by the coding sequence GTGAACAGTTTTACCGAGATTAACGACAAGATCATCGAGTCGACCATAGAAATCTTCACCGGCATGGTGATGATGGAAATTGCGGTGGCGGGTGAACCGTTGGAAAAACTGGGGCAGTTGAAAAAATCAATCACCGGCATGGTCGGACTTGCCGGAACCCATAAGGGGGTTTTGGCGGTCCATTTTCCCCAACAGGTGGCGTTGGATGTCACCAGCAGTTTTCTAGGTATGGAAGTTTCCGAAATCAATGAAGATGTGCAGGATGCCATTGGTGAAATCGCCAACATGCTCGGCGGCAATCTGAAGACGATTCTTTCCGACCGGGGAAAGGATATACAACTCTCCTTGCCTTCAACCATCTCCGGCGATGAGTATGCCTTTACCTCTCAGGCGGAGGTGGACCAGGTCATCCTTCCTTTCCAGGCCCCCTCCGGAGCATTTTACGTGGAGGTTGAGTTGGAGCGCTGA
- a CDS encoding response regulator, giving the protein MAKNVLLVDDSSTMRKIISRSLRQAGLDFGEIYEAGDGQEALAVLEKESIDIVLSDINMPNMNGIEFLREKANRPGMKDIPVFMISTETGEDIIGEAKSLGAVGALKKPFTPDKVNEVLGPLM; this is encoded by the coding sequence ATGGCAAAGAACGTACTGCTTGTCGATGATTCCAGCACCATGCGCAAGATTATCAGCCGTTCACTGCGGCAGGCAGGGCTTGATTTCGGCGAGATTTATGAAGCGGGTGACGGGCAGGAAGCCCTGGCCGTGCTGGAGAAGGAGTCCATTGATATCGTTCTCAGCGACATCAACATGCCCAATATGAACGGCATTGAATTTCTCAGGGAAAAAGCGAATCGCCCCGGCATGAAAGATATTCCTGTCTTCATGATTTCCACTGAAACCGGAGAAGACATCATCGGCGAGGCCAAGAGTCTCGGAGCGGTTGGCGCCTTGAAAAAACCCTTTACGCCGGACAAGGTCAACGAGGTCCTGGGCCCGCTGATGTAG
- a CDS encoding tetratricopeptide repeat protein has protein sequence MTIRSLILFLLLLAVNPFTEASVWAASVLKAINRSDESTYWQLYLHFDQLPGFQLSTNGRRVDVELLDTTPDPFLPSLAVDDKMIKATSNTLKTKTILSLYFRYPPQKVTAESNKETAMLLLDVLLGNQLSASYPELSTKLQGVSVVKRAGGDALNPVNISPYANNWPSFFTDYEAPLSIKPPPAFHLPPFPLASALAPDGPLTAWLPEEIQTLASNGKWNQVSQLLREQVALQPDERLKERLVLTYAEALVRAEVYREPYFLLQRIMIQYPDSLLADLAHVLLIYQQATRGDQINAYYELDGLLKKMGQKAPFTDSLPLLLAELALVAGRTVDAEKQLAGMHPAQDTPLWFLRLMRQADLLYVTNEKVKALTAYLNLAARTPMLAADPMSLAFFSDCLYAAKRFPEAAKRYMLLADLLNNRPDQDMALFRAAMAHLRTPATEKKARIDFQQIQDAFGQSEGGVRALIKQTDLDFAAKRIPPQEALSVYGKYAAAGDAIALREEALFKQALVNALSEEHAPSVSQCMELLRGFQSGNLRTEATALLIQQLPSVIQQLVKEGEYIKALVLAKQNKKIFARGWLDPNLLFDLARAYEHLDMADQAAQTYQYLFEVTDEGHKEKIYLPLLQSLFAAGGYLQIQEYADRYHLRYPNGPNRAPVLLIKARALYASGQADKAIKVMTAANSPRLPELELLKGRIFFESGQWRKAIETLEQPDVRRMLAQHSMLLALAEAYFQDGKDEQAAPLFQQLASGENGGEQARYRLAQIEAKKENKQQALNLFKELAEKGKDPLWTKLAREAAAILDMQQR, from the coding sequence ATGACAATCCGATCGCTCATCCTCTTCCTCCTGCTGCTGGCGGTCAATCCGTTTACCGAGGCCAGCGTCTGGGCCGCCTCGGTCCTCAAGGCCATCAACCGAAGCGATGAATCAACCTATTGGCAACTCTACCTCCATTTTGATCAGTTGCCGGGATTCCAATTGTCCACCAATGGTCGACGAGTCGATGTGGAATTGCTCGACACCACCCCTGACCCGTTCCTGCCCTCCCTTGCCGTTGACGACAAGATGATCAAGGCGACAAGCAACACGCTGAAAACAAAGACCATCCTCTCCCTGTACTTCCGTTACCCCCCACAAAAGGTGACCGCTGAAAGCAACAAAGAAACAGCGATGCTCCTGCTCGATGTTCTTCTGGGCAACCAGCTTTCGGCCTCTTACCCTGAACTCAGCACCAAACTTCAAGGAGTCAGCGTGGTGAAGCGAGCCGGTGGCGATGCACTCAATCCGGTCAACATTTCCCCCTATGCGAACAACTGGCCGTCCTTTTTTACCGACTACGAAGCACCACTCTCCATCAAACCGCCTCCCGCGTTCCATCTTCCTCCTTTCCCCCTGGCTTCGGCCCTTGCGCCCGATGGCCCGTTGACAGCGTGGCTCCCGGAAGAGATTCAAACCCTGGCCAGCAACGGCAAATGGAACCAGGTGAGCCAACTGCTGCGCGAGCAGGTGGCCCTACAGCCCGATGAACGGCTCAAGGAGCGGCTGGTGCTGACTTATGCCGAAGCCCTGGTTAGGGCCGAGGTGTATCGGGAACCCTACTTTCTGCTGCAGCGCATCATGATTCAGTACCCCGATTCGCTGTTGGCCGATTTGGCGCATGTTCTTCTCATCTATCAACAGGCCACGCGCGGTGATCAGATCAACGCCTACTATGAGCTCGACGGCCTGTTGAAGAAAATGGGGCAAAAAGCACCGTTCACCGACTCCCTTCCCCTCTTGCTGGCGGAACTGGCGCTGGTGGCCGGCCGAACCGTGGATGCGGAAAAACAACTGGCCGGGATGCACCCTGCTCAAGACACGCCGCTTTGGTTTCTCCGCTTGATGCGACAGGCTGACCTGCTCTATGTAACAAACGAAAAAGTCAAAGCCTTGACAGCCTATCTTAATCTGGCGGCTCGAACCCCGATGCTTGCCGCCGATCCCATGTCGCTGGCCTTTTTCAGCGACTGCCTCTATGCCGCCAAACGCTTCCCGGAAGCGGCAAAACGCTACATGCTCCTCGCCGATCTGCTCAACAATCGGCCGGATCAGGATATGGCCCTGTTTCGCGCGGCCATGGCTCATTTACGCACCCCGGCCACGGAAAAAAAGGCGCGGATCGATTTTCAACAGATTCAAGATGCCTTTGGCCAAAGCGAAGGAGGGGTACGCGCGCTGATCAAGCAGACGGATCTCGACTTTGCCGCCAAAAGAATCCCACCGCAGGAAGCGCTTTCCGTGTACGGTAAGTATGCCGCCGCAGGCGATGCAATCGCCCTTCGCGAGGAAGCCTTGTTCAAGCAGGCACTGGTGAACGCCCTGTCCGAGGAGCATGCGCCCAGCGTCTCCCAGTGCATGGAGCTGCTGCGCGGATTTCAATCCGGCAACCTGCGCACCGAGGCCACGGCCTTGCTCATTCAACAATTACCCAGCGTCATCCAGCAGCTGGTCAAGGAGGGCGAGTACATCAAAGCCCTGGTGCTGGCCAAGCAGAACAAAAAAATCTTTGCCCGCGGCTGGCTCGACCCCAATCTGCTGTTTGACCTGGCCCGCGCCTACGAACACCTCGACATGGCCGACCAGGCCGCCCAGACCTATCAATATCTCTTTGAAGTGACCGACGAGGGCCACAAGGAAAAAATCTACCTGCCCCTGCTCCAGTCCCTGTTCGCCGCCGGCGGCTATCTCCAGATCCAGGAGTATGCGGACCGCTATCACCTGCGCTATCCCAATGGGCCGAACAGGGCCCCGGTCCTGCTCATCAAGGCCCGGGCCCTGTACGCGAGCGGTCAGGCCGACAAGGCGATCAAGGTGATGACTGCGGCCAACAGTCCGCGTCTGCCGGAGCTTGAGCTCCTCAAGGGGCGGATCTTCTTTGAATCCGGACAATGGCGAAAGGCGATCGAGACTCTCGAGCAACCCGATGTCCGGCGGATGCTCGCGCAACACTCGATGCTCCTTGCGTTGGCCGAGGCCTATTTCCAGGATGGCAAGGACGAACAGGCCGCGCCCCTCTTTCAGCAGCTCGCCAGCGGCGAAAACGGCGGCGAGCAGGCGCGGTACCGTTTGGCGCAAATTGAAGCGAAAAAAGAGAACAAACAGCAGGCGCTTAATCTCTTCAAGGAGTTGGCCGAAAAAGGAAAAGACCCTCTGTGGACCAAACTCGCCCGCGAGGCAGCGGCAATCCTGGACATGCAACAGCGCTGA
- the flgB gene encoding flagellar basal body rod protein FlgB encodes MSGIQQFDPTMKLLHKVLDLRAKNQEVIGSNIANAETPGYSAQAFSFEDQLKSAMTGQGLHPVATRPDHIPLAPSSLEQVAGTVSRKRDTTGIGDENSVSVDQEMIKLSQNEILYEAAAAMLKKKLSLLKYAINGGA; translated from the coding sequence ATGTCGGGAATCCAACAGTTCGACCCCACCATGAAACTTTTGCACAAGGTGCTTGACCTGCGCGCCAAGAATCAGGAGGTGATCGGCTCCAACATCGCCAACGCGGAGACGCCGGGGTATTCGGCGCAGGCGTTTTCCTTTGAGGATCAGCTGAAAAGTGCCATGACCGGCCAGGGATTGCACCCCGTGGCCACTCGGCCCGACCATATTCCCCTGGCGCCCTCCAGCCTTGAGCAAGTGGCGGGAACCGTCAGCCGCAAGCGCGACACCACCGGGATCGGCGATGAAAACAGCGTCAGCGTCGACCAGGAGATGATCAAGCTCTCGCAAAACGAAATCCTATACGAAGCGGCCGCCGCCATGCTCAAGAAAAAATTGTCCCTGCTCAAATACGCCATCAATGGTGGCGCATGA
- the flgC gene encoding flagellar basal body rod protein FlgC: MDIFTTFDIAASGLKAQTMRLNTISANLANSETTSTPEGGPYKKKSVVFQTENLPFKQHLNNSLLAQGQAQGVKVAKIIEDTSEPQRVYDPTHPDAKEDGYVEMPNVNVLKEMVDMMSTTRSYEANTTTIKSAKRMAMRALDIGS; encoded by the coding sequence ATGGATATTTTCACCACGTTTGACATCGCCGCCTCGGGACTAAAGGCGCAGACGATGAGGCTGAACACCATCAGCGCCAATCTCGCCAATTCGGAAACAACCTCCACCCCCGAGGGTGGACCGTACAAGAAGAAATCGGTGGTTTTTCAGACGGAAAACCTTCCCTTCAAGCAACACCTCAACAACTCCCTGCTTGCCCAGGGACAAGCCCAAGGGGTGAAGGTGGCCAAAATCATCGAGGATACCAGCGAACCGCAACGGGTTTATGACCCCACCCATCCGGACGCCAAGGAAGACGGCTATGTGGAGATGCCCAATGTCAATGTTCTCAAGGAAATGGTGGATATGATGTCGACGACCCGCTCGTATGAAGCCAACACCACCACCATCAAGTCGGCCAAGCGCATGGCGATGCGGGCCCTCGACATAGGGAGCTGA
- the fliE gene encoding flagellar hook-basal body complex protein FliE: protein MEPIQAVTPSLTPALPARSAVAQAETSFGDMLKTMVAQTNEQQQNADQALQQVHAGGEKNLHEAMIALEKADVSLRYMVQVRNKAISAYQEIMQMQV from the coding sequence ATGGAACCGATTCAAGCTGTCACGCCGTCACTGACCCCGGCCCTGCCGGCGCGTTCCGCGGTCGCGCAAGCAGAAACCTCTTTTGGCGACATGCTGAAAACCATGGTGGCCCAAACCAACGAGCAGCAGCAAAACGCTGACCAGGCCCTGCAACAGGTCCATGCCGGCGGAGAAAAAAACCTGCACGAGGCAATGATCGCCCTGGAAAAGGCCGATGTTTCCCTCAGATACATGGTGCAGGTTCGTAACAAGGCGATCAGCGCCTATCAGGAAATCATGCAGATGCAGGTGTAA
- the fliF gene encoding flagellar basal-body MS-ring/collar protein FliF → MAEQTDAAPQQTQSGWKTLVETVKAWPMPRKIALAAVTAITLGLFAFIIVQARTADYQLLYGNLAESDASSVVEWLKGQNIPYKLANNGHNILIPAKDVYETRLSLASLGLPQGGGVGFEIFDKQSFALTDFVQKVNYSRALQGELARTIASLGPVETARVHLALPEKRLFKDQQKPATASVIIKLAPGKRLSEAQIEGVVHLVSSSIEGLDPGQVTVIDQNGNVLSRIGEKGLSGNLSPDMLEFQMQVEQRLEDRAQALLDKSLGAKNAMVRVSATLDFAQTEKTEETFDPEEPVIRSEQLSEEKSGSEITGGVPGVQSNLEGNTAQTAGATPPSSRSQRTTNYEISKVVSKTTQPVGTISKLSVSVLVADKVVPGKDKEPAKTEPRSETELKTLQTMVASALGIDTARGDKIEVTSMPFLESAEDGGQEGMAANLLYQYLPFIRYGLLILGAVLIYLFMIRPLMKTLHRDVTEHYKTVEEMEAEQVQAAAAREPGAGPAGAGALVGGAAYREAMESAPLDPLEKIRKGVEQDPVFSAHVLKGWIHEQS, encoded by the coding sequence ATGGCGGAACAAACGGACGCTGCCCCCCAGCAAACACAGAGTGGATGGAAGACGCTGGTCGAAACAGTCAAAGCCTGGCCGATGCCGCGCAAAATCGCCTTGGCCGCAGTCACGGCCATCACCCTTGGCCTCTTTGCCTTCATCATCGTCCAGGCGCGCACCGCCGATTATCAACTCCTGTACGGCAATCTCGCCGAATCCGATGCCTCATCCGTGGTCGAATGGCTGAAAGGGCAGAACATTCCCTACAAGCTGGCCAACAATGGCCACAATATCCTGATTCCGGCAAAGGATGTGTATGAAACACGGTTGAGCCTGGCCTCGTTGGGTCTGCCGCAGGGCGGGGGCGTTGGGTTTGAGATTTTTGACAAGCAATCCTTCGCCCTGACGGATTTCGTCCAGAAGGTCAACTATTCCCGTGCGCTTCAAGGAGAATTGGCCCGCACCATCGCCTCGCTCGGTCCAGTGGAAACGGCTCGGGTCCATCTGGCCCTACCGGAAAAACGGCTGTTCAAGGACCAGCAGAAACCGGCCACCGCCTCGGTGATTATCAAGCTTGCCCCAGGCAAGCGGCTGAGCGAGGCGCAGATCGAAGGGGTTGTCCACCTGGTTTCCAGCTCCATCGAGGGGCTTGACCCCGGACAGGTGACGGTGATCGATCAAAACGGCAACGTTCTTTCCAGGATCGGCGAGAAAGGACTGTCCGGCAACCTTTCCCCCGACATGCTGGAGTTTCAGATGCAGGTGGAACAGCGGTTGGAGGACCGGGCGCAAGCCCTGCTCGACAAATCTCTTGGGGCCAAGAATGCCATGGTCCGGGTGAGCGCCACCTTGGATTTTGCCCAGACCGAAAAGACCGAAGAGACTTTTGATCCGGAAGAACCGGTCATCCGCAGCGAACAGCTGAGCGAGGAAAAATCCGGTTCGGAGATCACCGGCGGGGTGCCGGGCGTGCAGTCGAACCTGGAAGGCAACACGGCCCAGACGGCCGGGGCCACGCCGCCTTCCAGCCGGTCACAGCGGACCACTAATTACGAGATCAGCAAGGTTGTCTCCAAGACCACCCAGCCGGTGGGCACGATCAGCAAGCTGTCGGTTTCCGTTCTGGTGGCCGACAAGGTGGTGCCCGGCAAGGACAAGGAACCGGCAAAGACCGAGCCGAGGTCGGAGACCGAACTCAAGACCCTGCAAACCATGGTGGCCTCCGCCCTGGGGATTGACACGGCCCGCGGCGACAAGATTGAGGTGACGTCCATGCCGTTCCTTGAATCCGCGGAAGATGGTGGACAAGAAGGTATGGCCGCCAACCTCCTGTATCAGTACCTGCCGTTTATCCGGTATGGCCTGCTGATTCTCGGAGCGGTGCTCATCTACCTGTTCATGATCCGGCCGCTCATGAAAACCTTGCATCGCGACGTCACGGAGCACTATAAAACCGTGGAGGAAATGGAAGCCGAGCAGGTTCAGGCGGCCGCGGCTCGAGAACCTGGAGCCGGTCCTGCGGGGGCGGGTGCCCTGGTCGGTGGCGCCGCCTACCGGGAGGCGATGGAATCCGCCCCCCTGGATCCCTTGGAGAAAATTCGGAAAGGAGTGGAGCAGGATCCGGTATTCAGCGCCCATGTGCTGAAGGGCTGGATTCATGAACAGAGTTGA
- the fliG gene encoding flagellar motor switch protein FliG has product MAAAEKLTGLKRAAILLICLGEETATKLLRELTDEEIFKVTRCMAEIEHIPDDLKTRVLEDFELAAESQAGLVVKGQEFAKKLIAGTGSRERESSLMRQFVTGTEARPLETIAKMQPSMVAGLLEREHPQTLALVLSTQATEHAGAIIAKLPEEKRADVIHRIATLDAVSPAVIDRIEEALSKEIGIVVGAQEQREVGGLKKVVEILDSMTDNLDSEILESLEEVDPEMVEDIRKMMFTFEDLCALDGRSIQMILREVNNDSLTMALKTASDEIKAKIFANMSSRAADMIKDDLEAMGPVRLSEVEAMQQTIVKIAMKLEEEGKLVLGRGSGGDEFV; this is encoded by the coding sequence ATGGCTGCGGCTGAAAAACTGACAGGATTGAAACGGGCAGCGATCCTCCTGATCTGTCTGGGCGAGGAGACGGCAACAAAACTGCTGCGTGAGCTGACCGACGAGGAGATCTTCAAGGTCACCCGGTGCATGGCGGAAATCGAGCATATTCCCGATGACCTCAAAACCCGGGTGCTCGAGGATTTTGAACTGGCCGCCGAAAGCCAGGCCGGTTTGGTGGTCAAGGGGCAGGAATTCGCCAAAAAACTGATTGCCGGCACCGGCAGCCGGGAACGGGAATCGAGCCTCATGCGCCAGTTCGTCACCGGCACCGAGGCCCGGCCGCTGGAAACCATCGCCAAGATGCAGCCGTCCATGGTCGCTGGTTTGCTAGAGCGGGAACATCCCCAGACCCTGGCCCTGGTCCTGTCCACGCAGGCCACCGAGCACGCCGGCGCCATCATTGCCAAACTGCCCGAAGAAAAACGGGCGGACGTCATTCACCGGATCGCCACCCTCGACGCGGTTTCGCCGGCGGTGATCGACCGGATCGAGGAGGCCCTGAGCAAGGAAATCGGTATCGTGGTCGGTGCGCAAGAACAACGCGAGGTCGGCGGCTTGAAAAAGGTGGTCGAGATTCTCGACAGCATGACCGACAACCTGGATTCGGAGATTCTCGAAAGCCTGGAGGAAGTCGATCCGGAAATGGTGGAAGACATTCGCAAGATGATGTTCACCTTCGAGGATCTCTGCGCCCTTGACGGCCGTTCCATCCAAATGATCCTGCGCGAGGTCAACAACGATTCCCTCACCATGGCCCTGAAGACCGCCTCCGATGAGATCAAGGCCAAGATTTTCGCCAACATGTCCTCCAGGGCCGCCGACATGATCAAGGATGACCTGGAGGCCATGGGGCCGGTGCGGCTGTCCGAGGTCGAGGCCATGCAGCAGACCATCGTCAAGATTGCCATGAAGCTGGAAGAAGAAGGAAAACTGGTACTGGGCAGAGGCAGCGGTGGCGATGAGTTCGTCTAA